A window from Musa acuminata AAA Group cultivar baxijiao chromosome BXJ3-10, Cavendish_Baxijiao_AAA, whole genome shotgun sequence encodes these proteins:
- the LOC135650918 gene encoding small heat shock protein, chloroplastic-like, producing the protein MAGGFRVLHLVRPFLAFLPEVQSADRKIPFREKVIYTVISLFIFLVCSQLPLYGLWDRFPTARTVQQMMETMERIMDDPLGYSVTSSPSVGGEEFGGGYRRGRTPWEIKEGEGVYKMRFDMPGMTKNDVKVWVEERMLVIKAEKLPKEIKEGEEEEWSAKSYGRYNSRIALPDTIDLEKIKAEVKDGVLYVTIPKASPSSKVVDISVQ; encoded by the exons ATGGCAGGAGGGTTCAGAGTGCTCCATCTTGTTAGGCCATTCCTAGCATTCTTGCCTGAAGTTCAGAGTGCTGATCGTAAAATTCCCTTTAGGGAAAAAGTTATCTACACTGTCATCTCCCTCTTTATCTTTCTAGTTTGCAGTCAGCTTCCTCTTTATG GACTGTGGGACCGATTTCCTACCGCGAGAACAGTACAGCAAATGATGGAGACAATGGAGAGAATCATGGATGATCCCCTTGGTTACAGTGTCACATCATCACCTTCCGTGGGTGGTGAGGAATTTGGGGGCGGTTATAGGAGGGGAAGGACTCCATGGGAGATCAAAGAGGGGGAAGGTGTGTACAAGATGAGGTTCGACATGCCCGGCATgaccaagaatgatgtcaaggtgtGGGTGGAGGAAAGAATGCTGGTCATCAAGGCAGAGAAACTGCCCAAGGAaataaaagaaggggaggaagaagaatggTCTGCCAAGAGCTATGGTCGATATAACAGTAGGATCGCATTGCCCGATACCATCGACCTGGAAAAGATCAAGGCAGAGGTGAAGGATGGGGTGCTCTATGTGACAATTCCAAAGGCTTCACCTTCAAGCAAGGTCGTTGACATCAGTGTTCAATGA